The Canis lupus dingo isolate Sandy chromosome 18, ASM325472v2, whole genome shotgun sequence genome includes the window CGCCATTTCTTCCCCCCGGCCTAACGGTCCGGCCAATCCCAGCGTGCATCGAGAGGGGCTAAGGCTCCGCCAATCGGAGGCCGCCGATTCCGACCCCTTGCCTGGGCTCGGCCCAATCCAGGACTCGGACCCGTCGCCCCCGGACCGCCCCCGCGGcgccctctctcctccctctttgtGCGTctcgcgccgccgccgccgccgccgccgccgcccgccgcgtgAGAGGACGGGCTCCGCGCGCTCCGCGGCAGCGCAGTCGGGTCCCCTCCCCCCGGAAGGTTCGCGAAGAAGCCGCCGCCACCACCGCCTAAAAGGAGCCGCCGGTGCCGGTCCCCGGGGGCGCCATGGCGACCGGAGCGAACGCCACGCCGCTGGGTAAGCTGGgcccccccggcctcccccccgTTTCCGGGCCCAAAGGGGGCTTCGAGCCGGGGCCACCGCCTGCTcccgggcctggggcggggctgcTGGTGCCCGGGcagccgccgcccccgcccgtgGGCTCGGTGGGAGCCCTGACCGCGGCCTTCCCCTTCGCggcgctgccgccgccgccaccgccgccgcccccgcctccccagcagccgccgccgccgccgccctccccggGCTCCTCGTACCCGCCGCCGCAGCCTCCCCCTCCGCCGCCGCTCTACCAGCGCGTgtcgccgccgcagccgccgccacCCCATCAGGACCAGCAGCCGGGCCCGGCCGGCGGCGGAGGAGGTGAGTCGGGCCGAGAGAGCGCGAGAGGCGTCGCGCGGACGGGCCCGGCCGCCTGaggggcgcgcggcggcggcgacggcggctGCACGCGGCAGGGGCGCGCGCGCGCACGGGGAGGCCCCGGGCGGAGGCGCCAAGGGGCGCGCGGCCCGGTTCTCGGGCCCCGAGTGCGCACGCGCactggaaggggtggggggggtggagcgCGGAGGGTGTTGTGCGCAGGCGCAGTATGGCTGCCGGGCTTTGTGGCCCGATAATAAatggaaatggggtgggggggctctgtGTTGCTCTCTACAGCTTGGTACAGGAGAGGGGTGTCGAGCGGGTTGAATTGGTGGACGGGTTGAGGGATGTGCGTGTCGGGAGGGCGTGAAAGGGTCAATTGATGACGTGGAGCACCTTTCTGATTCTAGAGAAGTCCAAAAGGTAGGAAAGCGAGAGTAATTTATCTCTCTGTGCGAAGTTTTTACTGCAGTGAAAGGAAGAGCTCGAAAAATCCTCAGTGGTGTGGTTGGAGCCGGTGCACTTTTGGAGGAAGGAATATTTTCCTAATCTCCATTCGTTTCTCTTAGAGAAGTCTGATATGTCTCCCCTTAGTTGTTGGGGCTTTCCAAGTAGAACTGATTTGTGTGTACCAGATGTGTAGAAAGTTTACGCTTCTGTTTTGGAGGAGGAGTATTTGGCTGCTGTTGGATAGCTTGTATTTTGTTGAACTTTTGATACCTCATTTAGGAGTTCTGATGTTAAGTGTCTAAATTAGCCAGGAAAACTGAATGCTTATCTTGACTAAACTTCTGAAGAAAAAAGTGAGCTTTTTGAAGAATTGGGCTTTTTCACTTAGTAAATTGTAAGTTTGGTTGTGTTCTGGTCCCTTTAGAAAGGTGGCTGGTGGGGTTTGGAGGTGGGAAGAACCAACAGTTTTCTCAGCATACTTTACCACATCTGATTATTCGGTATATTTTGTCTCCCCTGgggtttttaaaacatttgtggTTGATGTTGCATATCTGAAACTGTAGGGATTAAGATTTGTTAGCTTGTTTACATACTTCACGTTTTTTTGACATatgttataaatatgaaatatgtttttgGACCCAGAGCCAGGTATCTTTGTGGCGGCTGTGTGTCTCTGATTTCTTGGGTATGTCTTCCATTTTTTGCCATTTACGTTTTAGGTCAAGTTCTCAGTTTCCCAGTCTGCCGAGGTTGTGTGTAGTATTATAAGTATCGTGAACTGCCTGTTGGTAGTTAGTTTGTTggtttatatttgtatttgatgGGTTTTCTCTGCCTTTAGACTTCCCAAGTAAGAAGCGGAAGAGGAGCCGCTGGAACCAAGATACAATGGAACAGAAGACAGTGATTCCAGGAATGCCTACAGTCATCCCCCCTGGACTTACTCGGGAACAAGAAAGAGCTTATATAGGTAAATACACGTTCTGCACCCAAATATGTTTTCAGATTGTTATGACTTATTCTGAGCAGCGTTTTATGTGTCCTAAATTTGAGACTTTAAAGTCTTGTTCTTTTGAGATGAGGTATGGTCAGGTGTACTTTTATGACTTCGACATAATCCATCAGTTTTTGCTCTGTAAGTCCTGCATTTGAAGCTCCTGGTTTCGGTCTGTTCGTAACAGCAGTGTTCTCCATGAGTGCCAGGAAGGTAGAGGGACCCATTTAGGAGTGAGGGTAGTCCCCAGTCCAGTACCCCACCCTACACTTTTCAGCTGCTGTTCATTGCCCGTTGGTGAGGTGAgtgtcttctgcctctctggACACGGCCCCAAGTGGAGAACACTGCAGGTATTATAAACTAAGTACCTTTTTCACAGCATGGCCTTTCACCATTTCATATTCTTCCCTCCCCTTCAAATGTggtcttttactttttataggTACTTTCTGAAAAACTCAGTTTAATCAAAGAGTGGTCCTGAAAGTGTTGGCAGTATACATCCCTTTTTACGATTTTGTTGAATTTAACCTTTCCTTCAGCATCTTTTCTGGTTTGGTCTTTGGAGAGCTGCCTTAAAACGAAGGctcttttactatttattatcaAAGAATTCTGCTGGGAAAGGGGTACTACTTGGATATGGCATGAGGTGATAGGGTAAAAAAGATCTTAACTGTTGGGAAATTTCAAGACAATAATTATAGTAATTGTCCACAATGTAAATGAAGTTAACCtcaaaattacctttttttaaatacaaggtTTTTAATGCGAGTTTCACCTTTATTCATGTATCTCCAGCTGTCTCCAAAAAGTTCACTTGATAAGCATTTCCTACTAACCAAATAAACATCCCCTTTGGAGTAAATTAGGGCAAAGGCCGCCTAGGCCTGGGAGGCTGTAGCCTTTACAGATAAAAAGCTTCAAGGCTGGCATGTGTTATTCTTGAGGATCATAatctcttacattttttaattgctgaGAGTTTTGAGGTGTTggaattgtttgtttttacagtactaatatttcttctttccccactGTTCCAATTTACTCCTATCCACCTCCTTGTCTCATTAGATTGGCCTGGGTCTTTACAACCTTTTGGAAATGTCCCTAGTGGAATGGCATCCTAAGAACACAAGCAGACttagaaaatgggggaaaaaaacttacTCTCTACATCTCCAATTATCTTCCTGTGCAGGGAGTTAATGCACTGAGCCCTACAGGCTGTTTAGAGCTATAATCAAAAGTGGATAGAGCCAAAACAGAGGCAAGTATAGATCTCAGCTGTTTCTCACATCAGACCCCACACACCCTTATAGTTAGGAGTGCTGCCTGCCCCTGTGAAGGTGACTTTCACCTTGACTTCTTTAGCTTAATACTTGACTGTAAAGTCAGAAATTTTCTGGCGTAGAAGAGCTTAGGGATCCACGTATCTTAATTCATCTTCTGTTTGTCATGGTACACACTGCTTTGTACAATGACCCCAATATCTTCTCTTGATATGAATGTGGATTTTTAGTTCTTTGGAGTTGGAATGGATATGTGGTATAGCCTATGggatgtatttaaaattaaaaggatatcTTGGGTTAGACATGCATTAATCCTGTTGTGGAGCCAACTCAACTTCAACACAACCCAATAAGACTTGTCCTTATTAGGGATGCTTGCTCACAACTCTCAGACGCTGCAAAGGTAAGAAACAGAAACAGGTGGCTCTTCAGCACGCTGAAGACCGTGATCTGGCTCTACAGTTCCCATTATCTTGAGAAATCACCCGGGTAACATTTCCCTGAAATCATTGAACTTTTGTGAAACCCTCCTCTCTTTTTCACATACAGCCTCATTTTGTCAAGCTTGGTCTGAGGGCCACACACATCTCCTTGatccacattttctatttctacaccCCTACTTTGACTCCCCTCATGAGGAGCAAGTCTGAGCACAGACTTTAACATCTCATGGTTACTGGTTTATTAAGGTATATGGATTGTCACATAAGATTTGAATAAAAGCAACAGATATTGGGAGATCCTTCTTAGTATGGATCTGGTTGTACAGAAAAAGTATGTATAATAAACTTTATGAGGTGTTGAATTGTTGTTAAATGTCATGTGTTTAAGAAATTTTGAACCTGGTATCAGTGAAAATGATCTATGTTCAACTGGTATTTTTCCTTGTCCCATGTTAATTGGGTTTCATTTTGGGCTATGCttaacatttaatgaagaaaaataaactctcaaGAGTCTTGCCCTCAAAGTAATTTGGTTGGGAACAGGGTATTGGTGATAACATATATGGTTTGTGCAGGTGCCAATTGTATAGCaagccttggggggggggggaagggagaggtgaAAGACCTAATAATTGCTTTGATGTTAGCCTTAGTGAACAGTCTATACCGCTAACCCCTCTTCCAACAAACTGTTTGCTTCCTTAAGTGATAACCATTTTGAAGTGAAAAATACCTATAGATGTAAATGGACTCCTGCCGATAGGTGGTTGGGGGTTTTTGCCTCAATGTGTTCACTGATCAGTCGTCCCTTTCAAAGTCTCCGAGTTCTTCATGCTTGTTATTGAGATTTGAGATGTTTTTTGGTaacattgtcttttttccatcctttttttttctttcctaacctGGTTTCTTCCAGTGCAACTGCAGATAGAAGACCTGACTCGTAAACTGCGCACAGGAGACCTGGGCATCCCCCCTAACCCTGAGGACAGGTTGGGAAACAGTTTTAACCAGCTGACAGTAACGCTTTTTACCTTTTTCTCAATACGTTTTACTGGTGGCAACATACTGTGTCATTTCAATGAAATCGTAGTAAGACGACTGATAAATACTCTGACCATTCTGGGGCATAGGGTTTAATTAGCAATCTATATGGTCAGTCGTCAGTTAGAAAATTGGAATGGAACTTAATTactagcaaaataaaaagttacaggAAAATGGACACCTGGTTTTCAATTGGTAAGCATGTAGATTTTAACCTGATTTACCCACCCGTAGGGACAGTGAAGTGGCCCGTTAACCACCCTTTTCAGTAACTGCTTTGGTTGAAAGCTGAGGGTGTAGAGCTTTTCTCACAGGTACACGGTGCAGGGATTCAGAATATTTTTGAGCATCACTGAATTTGAGCAGACCAGAAACTCAATCTGGTTAGCTCATTGCTCCAGTCTTCCTGCTCATGGTTTTGAGATGGTTTTAAAACAGATGAGATTTCTAACCAGCTTCCTTCACTGCCAGTGAATTTTCCGCCTTGGCCATTGCCTTGGGGGTATTGGGAGGGGCCAGAATATTCTCACCTGTTTTGGGAAGGCTAGTAACCAACTCtaaattacctttattttttaaagagtgtggTCTTCAAACAGCTGTGGTCACGTCCTTTCCGTTTATAATTTCTCTCAcctttgaaaagtaaaaagtgagagaaatgaACTTTTTAATCAGGAATTTTATTGGCTGGTTGAACTTGAACAGCTAAAATCCAGTCCATTTAATAGGAGGGCAATATGCCTCCCTCGCATAGAATTGCTCGTAGTGCATGCAGCATTGTTGAAAACACTTCACTTTAAAAAGTAGTGTTTTGGGCTTTCATTACCCAATTAATGGCTCGTTAAATCAGGAAGATGATATAATGGTTTTAGAAGCCACTCACATCTTTCTGCTATCTTTTGCCAGGGAACAAATTTCTCCAAatgggttttttaattttaatgaatttatcatttttttatcctgtagtttttgtttggaggggttgtgttgtgttgtgttttattttatttatttattttttaaagatttgcattATAGGTTGTAGACCACAACTGTTTAGTACTTTTTTGGCCTTTTTCCCTTTAATAATATGTCTAACAGGTTACCAGGCAATTCCTCAAAAGGTTGAATTTTTAACAAACCTTTGCATCCTGGAAAAATGGGATTAGTTGATTTATATGATGCCTATTCGGAGTGAAGAAGTTGGGCCAGTCTAACCTCTAGAATAGTAGCTTTTGCCTTTCACATCCACAATTTGGGAAGAGGTTAAATGGTTGTGAGGCTTTTAAATGACCAATTTGGTACTGGTAAACCTTATTTTGTTGATCAGTCAGAAATGCTAATTCTAGACAGCTACGGGTGGGAGTTAGAAATGTCAAGCACGTTAGAAGTAAAACCagagcagtttttttttcctcccttgtatTCAGTTTGAAAGAGGGCCTAATGCCTGATTGGTCTTGCTTTTGAGCCCAGGTTGGAGGGAACTGCATGAGTTTCTTACCTTATTAAGGTTATTTCCTAAGAAGGTGTATTCTCAATATTAAGCCACTATGTTATTTTGATGTTAAGTTGCacagtaaaaaatgtttttaaaatctctgtagagttaaatgtataaaatgatagTCTAATGAGCTGGGGTATGTTGCTTTTGTTCACTATTACTGGATTGTGTTAAcagtttatatataaatgttagaaACGGAGGTGTCATTTAGCCGTCATTAGCCATGAACAAAGCTGACCTTTTATTCCATCGTGTGTGTAACGTGGTATGACATGGTTCCCTTTAGGCTGAAGACAGTGGGAGCAGCCGAGTTCAGTCCTTGCTCTCCAACTAGGCAAGGTTCTCTCAACTAAACCAAGGGTATAGGAGTCTTGACTACTTTCAGGatgtttttttaataacctgATCCACATGGTCTCTTCCCTTCTTGCAGCTGCTACTAAATTTTCATTCAGAATATCAAGCTATGGTCCTTTTTGTAATCTCAACTCAGAATTCTAGGAGtgtaacttctctctttttttttttttttttttttaattaccgcAAATCCAGCTGTGGTAAACTGACCAttttatcattactattttttactTGTAGCAACAGCATtttactccttaaaaaaaatgagagagagaaaatctgctTTCTGGACTTGTAAACTCTGGTGGAGAATCCTAGGTTTTCCCCTTGCCGTTTGCAGGTCCAGACCCTAGACAAGTACTTGACCAAATCTGCATTTGCAGCCTCTAGCAGAAGCTGCTTTAGCACGTTAACGTTTTTCTCTACCCAGACTCCCCAACCTCGAACAGCCAGAAAACAGGTTGACTCCTGGGCCTTGGACACAGCCAGCCAGGCCATTGAAGGAAAAGCAGAGACGAAGCCTTGAACCATCTCTCTCCATTGTGGGGCCAAGTAGCTGCAGCAGCCTTGAGTCCCAGTTGCATTGGGTTAAAGAGCTTATACTTACTATGTGGCAGGGGTCCAGACACTCTTCCTGATAGGGCACGAGCTCTGCAAGAGTTCACATTTTACCTAAACTTGGGGTTTCCGTGGTTTATAAAGTTGTAATACTGTAcggttttttaaaatgaaaaatccgTATCTGGCAAGAAGAATCCAGAGGATGATACTGTCCTTGCCATTTACAACCCAAAGATTTTCCCCCAGAAGGacagactttttttcttctcaacacTTAGaagcaaaaccttttttttttctccctttctcacaCACACCCCAGTCCCCCTAATGCTAAGCCAGCTTTCATCTCCCTATTCCACACGATCTTGAATAGCACACGTTACGGTCGGTTCCTCCGAAGAGTGTTGTGTTAGGGTCTGAGAGGCAGAGGGGCTGGGAAGACTAATTTTAGCCCATGTGGGATGAGAAAAGTAAAGGCAAAGCAGTAACGGTGATCTGTTTCCCACAGGTCCCCTTCCCCTGAGCCCATCTACAATAGCGAGGGGAAGCGGCTTAACACCCGCGAGTTCCGCACCCGCAAAAAGCTTGAAGAGGAGCGGCACAACCTCATCACGGAAATGGTTGCCCTCAACCCTGATTTTAAGCCACCTGCAGATTACAAGTAAGCAGAGGGACTGGGTTGTCCAGGCCATGGACGTGTGCAGATCACATGTGATCTGGGAGAATTATTTTGGTACTAATGTCACACCTCTTATCCTCAGATCATGTATAATTAATACGTGGTACCTAGGTTCATTCTAGAAGAGCTGTGGGTTATTTGTGTCCTCTCTCAGAAACATGCAGAGTCTaggagtcttttcttttttagacctCCAGCAACACGGGTGAGCGATAAAGTCATGATTCCACAAGATGAGTATCCTGAAATCAACTTTGTGGGGCTGCTGATTGGGCCCAGGTGAGTAACTGCTCCCCACTTGGGATAATTTCTAAGAACCTATGAGACgtatctgccttaggcccagttGGGTGCTGGTGGCATTGATGGTTTACCTTCCTGGTCTTTGGTGGGAGTTCATGCCTTTCTGTGAGAAAATCTCTTCAACCGCATTTTACTGCAGAGAATCAGATCTTGAGGATTGGTGTGGCTGACCTTAACTTAGAGATCATGGAGCTCTTGGTGGAAAAATCCCAACTCTGTGCACTCAGGTTTCCAGCCAGCGTGCTCAGCCCACTCTGTCCCCTGTGGCCTGTGAACTTGCCTGTCTAGTACAACTCTGTGTTTTCTGCCTCTGACAGAGGGAACACCTTGAAGAACATAGAGAAAGAGTGTAATGCCAAGATCATGATCCGAGGGAAAGGGTCTGTCAAAGAAGGGAAAGTTGGCCGCAAAGATGGCCAGATGCTGCCTGGAGAAGATGAGCCGCTTCATGCCCTGGTTACTGCTAACACCATGGAGAATGTGAAGAAAGCTGTGGAACAGGTAAGGCAGCCAGAAAGGCAGCCTCTTGCCAGAAAATCTAGTGGTGGCTCCAGCGCTTTATGTAACTGTAATTGCCCATTGCATCTCCACCAGATAAGAAACATTCTGAAGCAGGGTATTGAGACCCCTGAGGACCAGAATGATCTACGGAAGATGCAGCTTCGGGAGTTGGCTCGTTTAAATGGGACCCTTCGGGAAGATGATAACAGGTGTGTGATCAGTTTAGAGGGGAAAGTATGTACAAATCTGAAGAACCTATGGAAGTAGGGAATTTGGTTATAACTCTTGAGATGAccttgcctcctccctctccaccccacacAGGATCTTGAGACCCTGGCAGAGCTCAGAGACACGCAGCATTACCAATACCACAGTGTGTACCAAGTGTGGAGGGGCTGGCCACATTGCATCTgattgcaaattccaaaggtGAGGGGCTGGGGTTGTGTTTTCTTTGTAACTCATagtatttgagatatttcttgagcacctggTTGGTTGCTGTTAAGCTTTGGACCTGAGAGAGCCTTCATTTCTGTGAATGTGGTCTATAATGGTGTGATGTTAAAACTCAGGAAGATGAGAAGCAGTTTATGTAGAACACCTGACCTGTATTTTGCAACTCCTTTTGAgttcagaaaaattagaaatttccattctagatataaatatttttactatagcTTAGTATTAACTGGCTTTTGCTGCTTAGGATTGGTTTCAAAAGACTAAGCCATCTGGATTTTTGACCAGTTTTGAACCAGCACTtgatagcaacatttttctgcttttttttccttcccccaaaCTGGGAATGTAGGATTTGATGAAAGTTTGTTCTTTGGAAGAGCCTGTGCTTCCTGGCCCATGTGGCTGGCTGGTTGCTCAGAGTCTTCTCTGTTGTGGCAGAAATCCACATGGCATCCCAGATGCAGAGCTGGGCACAGAACTGAGGACTTGAGACTATTTCGAGGAATGGGTAGAAAGGATGATGGAATTCCTCAAAATTCTGTCAGTTCCTTAGGATAAAActttttcttgggatgcctgggtggctcagcagtttagcgtctgccttcggcccaggacatgatcctggagtcctgggatcgggtcccatattgggctccctgcatggagcgtgcttctccctctgcctgtgtccctccttctttctctgtgtgtctttcatgaataaatatatagaatcttttaaaagaaaaaaaaactttttcttaatgagaggtggtttttttttttctcttctctttctctccctccccctccctctctcccattctccccccccccccccatcccacctTCAGGCCTGGTGACCCCCAGTCAGCTCAGGATAAAGCACGGATGGATAAAGAGTATCTGTCCCTTATGGCTGAACTGGGCGAAGCACCGGTGCCAGCATCTGTGGGTTCCACATCTGGGCCCGCCACCACGCCCCTGGCCAGTGCACCTCGGCCTGCTGCTCCTGCCAACAACCCACCTCCACCGGTGAGTTTCAGTTGCTTATTCTTGTGGTCTGGCTCCCCATCCTCTTCCTCAGAGATAGGGGGCTCTGGCCAGGTGGTTTGGGAAGAGTGCATTGACAGACATGGCTGGCAACATTGTTCTTCCGGATACCAGGATGTTTGGGGATCTTTCCCTTTGGGAAGATTCTGTTCTTATGTGTGTTTTGGTCTTGGCATAGCCGAAAGAACAGTGTTGCCACCAGGGGGCGTGGGCAAGGGACATTGACGGGAAATGCTCTCACGTAGTCTCTCATGTCCACTACCCAGAGCCGCCCACCGTGGATGAATTCTGGCCCTTCAGAGAGTCGGCCCTACCATGGCATGCATGGAGGTGGTCCTGGTGGGCCTGGAGGTGGCCCCCACAGCTTCCCACACCCATTACCCAGCCTGACAGGTGGGCATGGTGGACATCCCATGCAGCACAACCCTAACGGACCCCCACCCCCTTGGatgcagccaccaccaccaccgatgAACCAGGGCCCACacccacctgggcatcatggcCCTCCTCCAATGGGTAAGTAAGTGTCAGACCAGAAACCTTGGGGCTTTGGGATAAGCAAGGGTGACATCAGGTTCCTGCGAACCAGAGGCAGCTCCCAAAGTGGCTGGGTATTTCACCAGGTCTCGTGCCATGGCTAGCGCTCTAGAAGGAGCAAGACTTCATCCTGGTTCAGGAAGTGGTTACTGTGTGGGGTAGAAACAGGcttgcttctttttaaaggcaAGGTTCCAGAATAAGGGTAGTGGTTACAAGCTGTGTGACCAAATAAACTATCGGTGGGGGCATCTTCCTCTGCCAGTTCAAATGTCCTGCTAAGTCCCTGCTCTTTCCTTCCATCAAGATCAGTACCTGGGAAGTACGCCTGTGGGCTCTGGGGTCTATCGCCTGCATCAAGGAAAAGGTAATGCAGCCTGTCATCTGCTCACTCTCGGGTATGCCCTGGGTCTGGGAGTGGGGTCTCTGTCCCAGGTCCATCTCCTCCTTTGAGGCCTCACCCTTGCCTCCACCCACCTGCAGGTATGATGCCACCGCCGCCTATGGGCATGatgccaccgccgccgccgcctcccagtgggcagcccccgccccctccctctggTCCTCTTCCCCcatggcagcagcagcagcagcagcctccgCCACCCCCTCCGCCCAGCAGCAGTATGGCTTCCAGTACCCCCTTGCCATGGCAGCAAAGTGAGTGGAATATTTTGGGcttgtgggggtgggtgggatgaaGAGGTGGGGCTGAGAGGAGCAAGAGAACCTCACAGCTCACAGAAGCAGGCAGACACCCAGGGAGGAGACTCTGCTCTCTGTTGGGGGTGTAAGTGGAAAGGGCCTCATGGCCCCTGGGGGTCTTGAGGAAGAGAGCTGATGTTTGGTGTGGTTGTGTCTGGGGACTGGTTTTGGGGGACCTGGAGGGAACATGCCATTGTGGGTAGGGTGCCAGAAATCCAGGCTCGCACAGGCTGGGCACTTTGAGCTGCCGGCTGGCCTGCGCCTGTGTGGAAGGCCAGGTGGGGAGGGTGCTTGCATGCTGTGGAGAGGGGATGTGACTGGGGCCTGAGAGACTGCAGGGATGGGACCGGGCTGCGGGCAGAGTAGCTGTGGCCTTGAGGTTGAATGTGCCGTTCGGTGGTGGCGGCGGATGGGCGGAGGGATGTCAGAGCCGGTTCTTGTGTCTGGTACCTTCCCCTCAGCCCTTCTAGGGGCATTGGTGACAAAGGGCTTATTCTGTTAAGCCCAGAGACCTCGAGGCTGACCCCAGGGTAGTCCTGCCCACCCCTCCACTCCCCATCACCAGGacagccccgcccgcccgccccccaccaccGTACCGCATGCCAAGCAAGGAGCAGGCGCCCCTCGCCCCCCCATCCCAAGGCAGCAGCCGCAGAGAGCCGCGGTGTGCCCCCGCGcgtgtgaccttgggcttctTTACCACCCCAGATACGACGACTACCACCACGAGCGCTGGCACAGGGTCCATCCCGCCATGGCAACAGCAGCAGGCGGCTGCCGCAGCTTCTCCAGGAGCCCCTCAGATGCAAGGCAACCCCACTATGGTGCCCCTGCCCCCCGGGGTCCAGCCGCCTCTGCcgcccggggcccctccccctccgccgcctccgccgcctggTTCCGCCGGCATGATGtatgccccgccccctcctcctccgcctcccaTGGACCCTTCTAACTTTGTCACCATGATGGGCATGGGGGTGGCGGGCATGCCGCCCTTCGGGATGCCTCCAGCTCCCCCACCGCCTCCACCACAGAACTAGACTCggttttttaagaaaatatatattatatagagagAGCATTGGTCTCGTTTAAACACACGCCGAACCTCACCATATGGAGCCAGACATTGGGATGCACGCATGTGAtttgtgtgcacgcatgtgtgtgtgtgcacgcaccgGGCTGGGCCAAGCGACTGAGGACTCGCTTGGGAATGGGCAGGTGGTAGTAGGGGCGCCAGCTTGGGCTCTCCTGGCGCCCCGTAGCATCGAgtgtcttctttgtcttctttctctcctcacccaactccctttgcctctccccaaaCCGGGCCGCCAGGATCCCTCCCCGCGGCGGCGATGGCCCGAGCCATGAGAGTGAGGACTTTCCGCGCCCATTGGTGACCCTTCCAGGCAGACAGCCTCAGCAGCGCCCCTGGTGGACAGGATGGTTCGGCAAAGCAGCCTGAGTTATTTTTGTGGACGGAATCGGAACACGCTGGCTCCATATcgtgaaatttttattaattttttctttttctttgttatttccttatctcttcctttcttcagaCTCCGTCCAAGGAGATGCTCTTCCCCGATCTTCTGCTGCAATtagattcctttcctttttctccattccttgttcttcttttcccaaGGAAAGGAGGGAGCAAATGGTTTTAGGTGCAAGCTTTGGCCATTAATGTCAGGCTATGTGGGAGGGGGATTCCTAAGATTTTCAAGGTTGCCATGAACAccccagaggatttttttttttttttggtagtgtgACATTTTGTCTTTGCCACCTGTAGAGTAGTGGGTTAATTTCCAGGTCCAGGGCCACCACCCATCCTGACACTCCTGCTAGCAATAGGTGGGCCCACCTGAGCCACCTTGGCCTTGTCTGCTACCCTGGTGAGTCCTTTCCATGCTCCCTGAGCACCTGAGCTGCCTCAGATTCCATTTGTTCCTCTCCTTCCTggaaggtttctttttaaattttattttaatcccaaaCATCTCAATGTTTTGCAG containing:
- the SF1 gene encoding splicing factor 1 isoform X10 produces the protein MATGANATPLDFPSKKRKRSRWNQDTMEQKTVIPGMPTVIPPGLTREQERAYIVQLQIEDLTRKLRTGDLGIPPNPEDRSPSPEPIYNSEGKRLNTREFRTRKKLEEERHNLITEMVALNPDFKPPADYKPPATRVSDKVMIPQDEYPEINFVGLLIGPRGNTLKNIEKECNAKIMIRGKGSVKEGKVGRKDGQMLPGEDEPLHALVTANTMENVKKAVEQIRNILKQGIETPEDQNDLRKMQLRELARLNGTLREDDNRILRPWQSSETRSITNTTVCTKCGGAGHIASDCKFQRPGDPQSAQDKARMDKEYLSLMAELGEAPVPASVGSTSGPATTPLASAPRPAAPANNPPPPSLMSTTQSRPPWMNSGPSESRPYHGMHGGGPGGPGGGPHSFPHPLPSLTGGHGGHPMQHNPNGPPPPWMQPPPPPMNQGPHPPGHHGPPPMGKSVPGKYACGLWGLSPASRKRYDATAAYGHDATAAAASQWAAPAPSLWSSSPMAAAAAAASATPSAQQQYGFQYPLAMAAKIPPRGGDGPSHESEDFPRPLVTLPGRQPQQRPWWTGWFGKAA
- the SF1 gene encoding splicing factor 1 isoform X8: MATGANATPLDFPSKKRKRSRWNQDTMEQKTVIPGMPTVIPPGLTREQERAYIVQLQIEDLTRKLRTGDLGIPPNPEDRSPSPEPIYNSEGKRLNTREFRTRKKLEEERHNLITEMVALNPDFKPPADYKPPATRVSDKVMIPQDEYPEINFVGLLIGPRGNTLKNIEKECNAKIMIRGKGSVKEGKVGRKDGQMLPGEDEPLHALVTANTMENVKKAVEQIRNILKQGIETPEDQNDLRKMQLRELARLNGTLREDDNRILRPWQSSETRSITNTTVCTKCGGAGHIASDCKFQRPGDPQSAQDKARMDKEYLSLMAELGEAPVPASVGSTSGPATTPLASAPRPAAPANNPPPPSLMSTTQSRPPWMNSGPSESRPYHGMHGGGPGGPGGGPHSFPHPLPSLTGGHGGHPMQHNPNGPPPPWMQPPPPPMNQGPHPPGHHGPPPMVPGKYACGLWGLSPASRKRYDATAAYGHDATAAAASQWAAPAPSLWSSSPMAAAAAAASATPSAQQQYGFQYPLAMAAKYDDYHHERWHRVHPAMATAAGGCRSFSRSPSDARQPHYGAPAPRGPAASAARGPSPSAASAAWFRRHDVCPAPSSSASHGPF
- the SF1 gene encoding splicing factor 1 isoform X1, producing the protein MATGANATPLGKLGPPGLPPVSGPKGGFEPGPPPAPGPGAGLLVPGQPPPPPVGSVGALTAAFPFAALPPPPPPPPPPPQQPPPPPPSPGSSYPPPQPPPPPPLYQRVSPPQPPPPHQDQQPGPAGGGGDFPSKKRKRSRWNQDTMEQKTVIPGMPTVIPPGLTREQERAYIVQLQIEDLTRKLRTGDLGIPPNPEDRSPSPEPIYNSEGKRLNTREFRTRKKLEEERHNLITEMVALNPDFKPPADYKPPATRVSDKVMIPQDEYPEINFVGLLIGPRGNTLKNIEKECNAKIMIRGKGSVKEGKVGRKDGQMLPGEDEPLHALVTANTMENVKKAVEQIRNILKQGIETPEDQNDLRKMQLRELARLNGTLREDDNRILRPWQSSETRSITNTTVCTKCGGAGHIASDCKFQRPGDPQSAQDKARMDKEYLSLMAELGEAPVPASVGSTSGPATTPLASAPRPAAPANNPPPPSLMSTTQSRPPWMNSGPSESRPYHGMHGGGPGGPGGGPHSFPHPLPSLTGGHGGHPMQHNPNGPPPPWMQPPPPPMNQGPHPPGHHGPPPMDQYLGSTPVGSGVYRLHQGKGMMPPPPMGMMPPPPPPPSGQPPPPPSGPLPPWQQQQQQPPPPPPPSSSMASSTPLPWQQNTTTTTTSAGTGSIPPWQQQQAAAAASPGAPQMQGNPTMVPLPPGVQPPLPPGAPPPPPPPPPGSAGMMYAPPPPPPPPMDPSNFVTMMGMGVAGMPPFGMPPAPPPPPPQN